In Flavobacterium sp. WV_118_3, one DNA window encodes the following:
- a CDS encoding acetyl-CoA C-acyltransferase — protein MSKKVVIVSAVRTPIGSFMGALSTVTAPQLGATAIKGALNKINLDPNLVDEVIMGNVVQAGVGQAPARQAAIYAGLPNSVVCTTVNKVCASGMKSIMQGAQAIMAGDAEVVVAGGMENMSLIPHYVHLRNGYKFGPASMVDGMQKDGLTDAYDNNAMGVSADLCATEYKITREEQDAFAIQSYERSAKAWDANKFDNEIVPVAVPQRKGDPIMVTKDEEYTNVKLDKIPTLNAVFTKDGTVTAANASTINDGAAAVVLMSEDKANALGLKPLAYIKSYADAAQEPKWFTTAPAKALPKALDKAGITLADVDFFEFNEAFSVVGLANAKILGLENDKVNVNGGAVSLGHPLGCSGARIVVTLLNVLEQNNAKIGAAAICNGGGGASAIVIERA, from the coding sequence ATGAGTAAAAAAGTAGTAATCGTTTCAGCGGTTAGAACCCCGATAGGAAGCTTTATGGGTGCTTTATCTACTGTAACAGCGCCTCAGTTAGGAGCTACTGCAATAAAAGGAGCCTTAAACAAGATCAATTTAGATCCGAACCTGGTTGACGAAGTAATAATGGGTAATGTGGTTCAGGCCGGAGTTGGACAGGCACCAGCACGTCAGGCAGCGATTTACGCCGGACTTCCAAACAGTGTTGTATGTACAACTGTAAACAAAGTATGTGCATCAGGAATGAAATCTATTATGCAGGGCGCACAAGCTATCATGGCTGGTGATGCTGAAGTCGTAGTAGCCGGAGGTATGGAAAACATGAGTTTGATTCCCCACTACGTACACTTACGAAACGGATATAAATTTGGCCCGGCTTCTATGGTAGATGGTATGCAGAAAGACGGTTTAACCGATGCTTACGATAACAATGCTATGGGGGTATCTGCCGATTTATGTGCTACCGAATATAAAATCACCCGTGAAGAGCAGGATGCTTTTGCGATTCAATCGTATGAGCGTTCGGCAAAAGCATGGGATGCCAATAAATTTGATAATGAAATCGTACCGGTAGCCGTTCCACAACGTAAAGGTGATCCGATCATGGTAACCAAAGATGAGGAATACACGAACGTAAAGTTAGACAAGATTCCTACGCTAAACGCTGTATTTACTAAGGACGGAACGGTAACTGCCGCAAACGCTTCTACAATCAACGACGGAGCTGCTGCAGTGGTATTAATGAGCGAAGACAAAGCCAATGCGCTTGGTTTAAAACCGCTTGCTTATATTAAAAGTTATGCTGACGCTGCACAAGAGCCAAAATGGTTTACGACAGCACCGGCAAAAGCGTTACCTAAAGCATTAGACAAAGCTGGAATCACTCTTGCCGACGTAGATTTCTTCGAATTTAACGAAGCGTTCTCGGTAGTAGGATTGGCAAATGCTAAAATCTTAGGATTGGAAAATGATAAAGTAAACGTAAACGGTGGTGCAGTATCTTTAGGGCACCCGCTGGGATGTTCCGGAGCGCGTATCGTGGTTACGCTATTAAACGTTTTAGAACAAAACAATGCCAAAATCGGTGCAGCTGCTATCTGTAATGGTGGTGGTGGTGCTTCGGCCATTGTGATCGAAAGAGCTTAA
- a CDS encoding class I lanthipeptide: MKKLNLKKKVVSVLTDSEKSAINGGGVGPALPFTYTQSVMICIDPMGPPELTRAVGCEVPLLTKDCPPLEP; this comes from the coding sequence ATGAAAAAGCTTAACCTTAAAAAGAAAGTAGTTTCTGTGTTAACCGATAGTGAAAAAAGCGCTATTAATGGTGGTGGAGTAGGTCCGGCATTACCTTTTACCTATACCCAATCGGTAATGATTTGTATTGACCCGATGGGACCACCGGAACTTACCCGAGCTGTTGGTTGTGAAGTTCCGCTGCTAACCAAAGATTGTCCTCCTTTAGAACCATAA
- a CDS encoding DUF4844 domain-containing protein yields the protein MPHKSIKEKLVQLRKEPKFTMPLSIYYPGLDNEMVRVELSKIIDRSIFEIYSKIEQGLDRLMLLDILHNTMEKFKCFHLNDNDFIYIRQYLNRIILIVEWDCSPNDLQNLI from the coding sequence ATGCCCCACAAATCAATTAAAGAAAAATTAGTGCAGCTACGTAAAGAACCCAAATTTACTATGCCGCTTTCCATTTATTATCCGGGTTTGGATAATGAAATGGTACGAGTCGAACTCAGTAAAATCATCGACCGAAGTATTTTCGAAATTTATTCAAAAATAGAACAAGGACTTGACCGCCTGATGTTACTGGATATCCTCCATAACACCATGGAAAAATTCAAATGTTTTCATCTCAATGACAACGATTTTATTTATATCCGGCAATACCTAAACCGGATTATTCTTATCGTAGAATGGGATTGTAGTCCCAACGATCTTCAAAACCTTATTTAA
- a CDS encoding cold shock domain-containing protein, with the protein MQEGTVKFFNESKGFGFIFQENNNTDIFVHSTGLIDTIRENDKVVFDVEKGKKGLTAVNVRKK; encoded by the coding sequence ATGCAAGAAGGCACCGTAAAATTTTTTAATGAATCGAAAGGGTTCGGATTTATTTTTCAAGAAAATAACAATACAGATATCTTTGTCCACAGTACTGGATTAATAGATACCATCAGAGAAAATGATAAAGTAGTATTTGACGTAGAAAAAGGGAAGAAAGGACTTACCGCAGTAAACGTTAGAAAAAAATAA
- a CDS encoding leucine-rich repeat protein: MKIQKEPGKHDILIHIDSSDIKDGVLYLPKNVVLIGDGVIQNQPDLVTVIAPGLSFIQNGNFRFCNALTRVEAPELLSIYSDTFYECNALTTLVAPQLRSMWDRNFNQCSSLTSVEVPELYTMRSKNFYNCKALIGFEAPKLENIGNKNFYNCKALTHFVATIIGNMGDKNFYECDVLTRLEIPILDEIGNKNFYQCKALTDFEAPELTSIGDFNFGLCTELTGIELPKLEGIGNDNFDRCEVLSDFVAPVLTAFGNDNFYGCKSLTRFEAPMLTVIENKNFRFCKTLTRFIAPLLTIIGDRNFYECGFSSFEAPALTTIGNKNFYECNALIDFEAPMLTIIGDKNFYECNTLTGFKVPLLTSIGDKNCYECNALTDFKAPMLATIGNKNFYECHMLMNFKTPVLTAIGDNNFYQCNALIGFDNPTLTTIGNGNFRYCNVLANFEASELTSIGNKNFYECDALIGFKAPVLPSIGKNNFQFCRSLTFFKAPILTSIGSTNFMSCSVLTSFEAPMLKTMRNYNFDDCDALTHFQAPALVAMGNLNFNNCLTLCHLEVPMLSTIGDTNFFRSNSFTHLEIPALTAMGKENFRRCDLLVNFKAPVLLAMEGSNFKECDALTRFEAPILTSIGDKNFNECKVLINVETPVLTTIGEDNFYRCYALTGFEAPMLTAIGYDNFRFCSTLTDVQFGQHRYAVKSVDGLLTIIEKSKTLNGIEIHSGSIFNECIDGVPDLSETFLVGKDGFFAHGETVKKAMEDLQFKIIAKKIKKEPIHEETVITEAYYKTITGACTQGVKLWREQNNITEESFTAKELLPILEKTNAYGLERFKALLTFEIS; encoded by the coding sequence ATGAAAATACAAAAAGAGCCCGGCAAACACGATATCTTAATACATATTGATTCAAGCGATATAAAGGACGGTGTACTTTATTTACCGAAAAATGTAGTACTGATAGGGGATGGGGTGATTCAAAATCAACCGGATCTTGTTACCGTTATAGCACCCGGATTGAGTTTTATCCAAAATGGAAATTTCAGATTTTGCAACGCGCTAACCCGCGTGGAGGCTCCGGAACTATTGTCGATATATAGCGATACTTTCTATGAATGTAATGCGTTAACGACCTTGGTGGCTCCCCAACTAAGGTCTATGTGGGACAGAAATTTTAACCAATGTAGTAGCTTAACGAGTGTTGAAGTTCCCGAGTTGTATACCATGAGAAGTAAAAACTTCTACAATTGTAAAGCGCTAATCGGTTTCGAAGCACCTAAGCTGGAGAATATCGGAAACAAAAACTTCTACAATTGTAAAGCACTAACCCATTTCGTAGCTACTATTATAGGAAACATGGGAGATAAAAACTTCTACGAATGTGATGTCTTAACCCGCCTGGAGATTCCGATTTTGGATGAAATTGGGAACAAAAATTTCTACCAATGTAAGGCACTAACCGACTTTGAAGCGCCCGAACTGACTTCTATCGGAGACTTCAATTTTGGGCTTTGTACCGAACTAACCGGGATTGAATTACCCAAGCTAGAAGGTATCGGAAACGATAATTTCGATCGATGTGAAGTGCTAAGCGACTTTGTTGCTCCGGTACTAACGGCTTTCGGAAATGACAATTTTTACGGTTGTAAAAGCCTAACCCGTTTCGAAGCTCCGATGCTGACGGTTATCGAAAACAAAAATTTTAGATTCTGTAAGACGCTAACGCGCTTTATAGCTCCTTTGCTGACGATCATCGGGGATCGTAATTTTTACGAATGCGGGTTCAGTAGTTTCGAAGCTCCTGCGTTGACGACCATCGGAAACAAAAATTTCTACGAATGTAATGCGTTAATTGATTTTGAGGCGCCAATGCTAACGATTATCGGAGATAAAAATTTCTATGAGTGTAACACATTAACGGGCTTTAAAGTCCCTCTTTTGACTTCAATTGGGGATAAAAACTGCTATGAATGTAATGCATTAACCGATTTTAAAGCTCCGATGCTAGCTACTATCGGAAATAAAAATTTCTATGAGTGTCACATGCTGATGAACTTTAAAACTCCTGTATTGACAGCTATCGGAGATAATAATTTTTACCAGTGTAATGCATTAATCGGATTCGACAATCCTACACTGACGACTATCGGAAATGGCAATTTTAGATATTGTAATGTTTTAGCCAATTTCGAAGCTTCTGAGTTGACTTCCATCGGAAACAAAAATTTCTATGAATGTGACGCATTAATTGGCTTTAAGGCACCTGTGTTGCCCTCAATCGGAAAAAACAATTTTCAATTTTGTCGGTCACTTACCTTTTTTAAGGCTCCCATACTAACGTCTATTGGAAGCACCAATTTTATGTCTTGTAGCGTGCTAACTAGTTTCGAGGCTCCGATGCTGAAGACGATGCGAAATTACAATTTCGACGATTGTGATGCGCTAACCCATTTCCAGGCGCCCGCGTTGGTTGCTATGGGGAATCTGAATTTTAACAATTGTTTGACACTATGTCACTTAGAGGTTCCTATGCTAAGCACTATTGGAGACACCAATTTCTTCCGATCGAATAGTTTTACCCACTTAGAGATTCCTGCGTTGACGGCTATGGGAAAAGAGAATTTTAGAAGATGCGATCTGCTGGTCAACTTCAAGGCGCCCGTGCTATTGGCTATGGAGGGAAGCAATTTTAAAGAATGTGACGCTTTAACGCGTTTCGAGGCTCCGATATTGACTTCAATTGGGGATAAAAATTTTAATGAGTGTAAGGTACTAATCAATGTCGAGACTCCTGTGCTCACTACTATCGGAGAAGACAATTTTTACAGGTGTTACGCGCTAACCGGTTTTGAAGCTCCGATGTTAACCGCTATCGGATATGACAATTTTAGATTTTGTAGCACGTTAACTGACGTACAATTTGGACAACATCGATATGCTGTAAAATCGGTAGATGGATTATTAACCATTATCGAAAAATCCAAAACTTTAAATGGAATAGAGATCCATAGTGGTTCTATTTTTAATGAATGTATTGACGGCGTTCCGGATTTATCCGAAACATTTTTAGTCGGAAAAGACGGTTTTTTTGCCCATGGCGAAACGGTAAAAAAAGCGATGGAAGATTTACAGTTTAAAATTATAGCCAAAAAAATAAAAAAAGAACCGATCCACGAAGAAACCGTGATAACGGAGGCGTATTACAAAACCATTACCGGCGCTTGCACACAAGGAGTTAAACTATGGCGGGAGCAAAACAATATTACCGAGGAATCGTTTACAGCAAAAGAATTGTTACCGATTCTCGAAAAAACAAATGCTTATGGATTGGAGAGGTTCAAAGCATTACTCACTTTTGAGATTAGCTAG
- a CDS encoding leucine-rich repeat protein yields MEIQNNRLLSIDSSDIKDGVLYLPESVVILGDWVIKDEPGLVTVVAPGLTTIENENFLECKALTHFEAPMLKTIGGYNFRFCNGLTRFEAPVLTSIGDGNFYQCNALMHFEAPLLATIESYNFDHCNALTHFKAPALNVINYSNFQFCNALIDFVAPVLTLIGYSNFEECNALARFEAPVLTEIRELNFRTCKALTNFIVPMLTAIDDDNFYKCEALTDFEAPMLTSIGHDNFAFCITLQHFKTPMLTAIGRDNFFACALTHFEVPELTIMETGNFEECDALTNVRLGKYNYTVKSADRVLTIIEKTKKRNEIRIHTGFILNSYNGGAPYLSETVLVEKDGFFAHGETVKKAMEDLQFKIAVEKIKKEPIYEDTLITETYYRTVTGACEQGIKNWREENNITVESLTAKELLPILEKTNAYGMEQFKALITFESI; encoded by the coding sequence ATGGAAATACAAAACAACAGATTACTAAGCATTGATTCAAGCGATATAAAAGACGGTGTACTTTATTTACCGGAATCGGTAGTAATACTAGGGGATTGGGTGATTAAAGATGAGCCTGGTCTTGTTACAGTTGTCGCGCCCGGATTGACTACTATTGAAAATGAAAATTTCCTCGAATGTAAAGCGCTAACACATTTCGAAGCACCCATGCTGAAAACTATTGGAGGCTATAACTTCAGATTTTGCAATGGTTTGACCCGCTTCGAGGCTCCCGTTTTGACTTCTATTGGGGATGGAAATTTCTATCAATGTAATGCGTTAATGCATTTCGAGGCTCCTTTGCTGGCTACTATCGAAAGCTATAATTTTGATCATTGTAATGCATTAACCCATTTTAAAGCTCCTGCGCTAAATGTTATCAATTACTCTAATTTTCAATTTTGTAATGCGCTAATCGACTTTGTGGCTCCTGTACTGACTTTAATTGGATACAGTAATTTTGAAGAATGCAATGCGCTAGCCCGCTTCGAGGCTCCCGTGCTGACAGAGATAAGAGAGTTGAATTTTAGAACCTGTAAAGCACTGACCAACTTTATAGTCCCTATGCTGACTGCAATTGACGACGATAATTTCTACAAATGCGAGGCGCTTACCGATTTCGAAGCTCCCATGCTGACTTCTATCGGGCATGATAATTTTGCTTTCTGTATTACATTACAGCACTTTAAGACTCCTATGCTCACGGCTATCGGGCGGGATAATTTTTTCGCTTGCGCGCTAACCCATTTTGAGGTACCGGAGCTAACTATTATGGAAACCGGAAATTTTGAAGAATGTGATGCCCTGACCAATGTACGATTAGGCAAGTATAATTATACTGTAAAATCAGCAGATAGAGTACTAACCATTATTGAAAAGACAAAAAAACGAAATGAAATACGAATCCATACCGGGTTTATTCTTAATAGCTATAATGGAGGAGCCCCATATTTATCAGAAACCGTTTTAGTTGAAAAAGACGGCTTTTTTGCCCATGGCGAAACGGTCAAAAAGGCAATGGAAGATTTACAGTTTAAAATCGCAGTCGAAAAAATAAAAAAAGAACCGATCTACGAAGATACCTTGATAACGGAGACGTATTATAGAACGGTTACCGGTGCCTGCGAACAGGGAATCAAAAACTGGCGGGAAGAAAATAATATTACCGTGGAATCACTCACCGCAAAAGAACTGTTACCGATTCTCGAAAAAACGAATGCTTATGGAATGGAACAATTCAAAGCATTAATCACTTTTGAAAGCATTTAG
- a CDS encoding leucine-rich repeat protein, giving the protein MKIQKNKLISIDSDDIKDGVLYLPESVEKIADGAIQYPEEQLVKVVAPGLLSIGNDNFHECEELTHFEAPLLKSIGDLNFMTCNELISFEAPLLTSIGFDNFNECNELLRFVAPVLTDFAGNNFRYCNALIEFEAPILTSIGDENFNGCDALTRFEAPLLTYIGDENFNDCNMLTDFEIPKLTSIGSGNFRYCDALLRFEAPKVTSVGKDNFQKCDVLTSVRFGAHQYTVKSANGMLTIIEKSESSDGLLIHTGFIFNNCKGGVPNLSETVLIEKEDLSAHGETVEKAMEALEYKISIQ; this is encoded by the coding sequence ATGAAAATACAAAAAAACAAATTAATAAGTATTGATTCAGACGATATAAAGGATGGCGTACTTTATTTACCGGAATCGGTAGAAAAAATAGCCGATGGGGCGATTCAATATCCAGAGGAACAACTGGTTAAAGTTGTCGCACCGGGATTACTTTCTATTGGAAACGATAATTTCCACGAATGTGAGGAACTAACCCATTTCGAAGCCCCTTTGTTGAAGTCTATTGGAGACTTAAATTTTATGACTTGTAATGAGCTGATAAGCTTTGAGGCACCTTTGCTGACTTCCATTGGATTCGACAATTTCAACGAATGCAATGAATTACTCCGTTTTGTGGCTCCAGTGCTGACAGATTTTGCAGGGAATAATTTTAGATATTGTAACGCATTAATCGAATTTGAAGCACCCATACTGACGTCTATTGGTGATGAAAATTTCAATGGCTGTGATGCGTTAACCCGCTTCGAGGCTCCTTTGTTAACGTATATCGGAGATGAAAACTTTAACGATTGTAATATGCTAACCGACTTTGAAATTCCCAAGCTGACGTCGATAGGTAGTGGCAATTTTAGATATTGTGATGCGTTACTTCGTTTTGAGGCTCCAAAAGTGACTTCAGTTGGAAAGGATAATTTTCAGAAATGTGATGTACTAACCAGCGTACGATTCGGTGCGCATCAATACACTGTAAAATCAGCGAATGGAATGTTAACCATTATTGAGAAGTCCGAATCTTCAGATGGACTATTAATCCACACCGGGTTTATTTTTAATAACTGTAAAGGCGGTGTTCCCAATCTATCCGAAACTGTTTTAATTGAAAAAGAGGATCTTTCGGCACATGGCGAAACGGTAGAAAAAGCAATGGAAGCGTTAGAATATAAAATTTCAATTCAATAA
- a CDS encoding T6SS immunity protein Tdi1 domain-containing protein, whose protein sequence is MIHQRFSNVLGEPKTIDKIDIALLKEKFEQQLSHFEDSEVLLDYLEHYGEAVFQEGFFAFINPMDYEIPLKKFPKLKAQSIMPFAKTAMGNFYLIGEVDDEVCLAFYNIHTEEYKYVDYEFTLFFTTLAGNKYHSETEAYGLIEIPALEKYGPVAIDECLTFVPALVFGGDEDIRSIQKVKLKANLELLANAFS, encoded by the coding sequence ATGATACATCAACGTTTTAGTAACGTATTAGGAGAACCTAAAACAATTGACAAAATAGACATCGCCTTATTAAAAGAAAAATTTGAACAGCAATTAAGCCACTTTGAAGACAGTGAAGTTCTTTTAGACTATTTGGAACACTATGGGGAAGCTGTTTTTCAAGAAGGTTTTTTTGCTTTTATAAATCCTATGGATTATGAAATCCCATTAAAGAAATTTCCAAAATTAAAAGCGCAGTCGATTATGCCATTTGCCAAAACGGCTATGGGAAACTTTTATTTAATTGGCGAAGTAGACGACGAAGTTTGTCTGGCGTTCTATAATATTCATACAGAAGAGTATAAATATGTTGATTATGAGTTCACTTTATTTTTTACAACATTAGCAGGAAATAAATACCATAGTGAGACAGAGGCATATGGATTGATAGAAATTCCAGCATTAGAAAAATACGGACCAGTAGCAATAGACGAGTGCTTGACATTTGTTCCCGCCTTAGTTTTTGGTGGAGATGAAGATATTAGAAGCATCCAAAAAGTAAAATTAAAAGCGAATTTAGAACTACTGGCAAACGCTTTTAGTTAA
- a CDS encoding leucine-rich repeat protein, with translation MEIQYGILKKIDSGDIQDGVLYLPESILSIGEAVIQNQPELVTVVAPGLMALKSKNCYQCQALTRFVAPLLETIGNDNFYECSALTNFVAPLLETIGNRNFYECSALTDFEAPRLTTIGTYNFYKCNALTGFESPMLTSVEHHIFRECNALIHFSAPVLTTIGSDNFGFCKALISFEAPMLISMRNDNFYSCDALTDLVIPMLIDMGNKNFYECDALIHFEAPTLTDMSDFNFWYCDALIHFKTPELKWIRDDNFKECRALTHFEAPMLTTIGDFNFRYCDALTNFKAPELVLLGDDNFIKCDALTRFEAPELITIGDYNFRACDVLTEVQFGQYQYAVKSADGLLTIIENSKTVNGIEIHSGYIFNDCNEGVPDLSETFLVEKDGFFAHGETVEKAMEALEFKRAAKP, from the coding sequence ATGGAAATACAATATGGCATCTTAAAAAAAATTGATTCAGGGGATATACAAGACGGCGTACTTTATTTACCGGAGTCGATACTATCAATAGGAGAAGCGGTTATTCAAAATCAGCCGGAACTGGTTACAGTTGTTGCACCCGGATTAATGGCTCTCAAAAGTAAAAATTGTTACCAATGTCAGGCGCTAACCCGTTTTGTAGCGCCGCTGTTGGAGACTATCGGAAACGATAATTTCTATGAGTGTAGTGCGCTAACGAATTTTGTAGCGCCACTGTTGGAGACTATCGGAAACAGAAATTTCTATGAATGTAGTGCGCTTACCGACTTCGAAGCGCCTAGATTAACGACTATTGGAACGTATAATTTCTATAAATGTAATGCGCTAACCGGGTTCGAATCACCCATGCTAACGTCTGTAGAACACCATATTTTTAGAGAATGTAACGCCTTGATTCACTTTAGCGCTCCGGTTTTGACGACTATCGGAAGTGACAATTTTGGTTTTTGTAAGGCGTTAATTTCCTTCGAAGCGCCTATGTTGATTTCTATGCGAAACGATAATTTTTATTCCTGTGATGCATTAACCGATCTCGTGATTCCTATGTTGATTGACATGGGAAACAAAAATTTTTACGAATGTGACGCGCTAATTCATTTCGAAGCTCCTACGCTGACGGACATGAGTGACTTTAATTTTTGGTATTGTGATGCACTAATCCATTTTAAAACTCCTGAACTGAAATGGATTAGAGACGACAATTTTAAAGAATGCAGAGCATTAACCCATTTTGAAGCGCCTATGTTGACTACTATAGGGGATTTTAATTTTAGGTATTGTGACGCGCTAACAAACTTTAAAGCTCCCGAACTAGTCCTGCTTGGAGACGATAATTTTATAAAATGCGATGCGCTAACCCGTTTCGAGGCTCCCGAACTAATCACAATCGGAGACTACAATTTTAGGGCTTGTGATGTGTTAACCGAAGTACAGTTTGGACAATATCAATATGCCGTAAAATCAGCGGATGGATTATTGACGATTATAGAAAATTCTAAAACCGTAAATGGAATAGAAATTCATAGCGGGTATATTTTTAATGATTGTAATGAAGGCGTTCCCGATTTGTCTGAAACATTTTTAGTTGAAAAAGACGGCTTTTTTGCTCATGGCGAAACGGTAGAAAAAGCAATGGAAGCGTTAGAATTTAAAAGGGCAGCGAAACCATAA
- a CDS encoding ankyrin repeat domain-containing protein: MIFSIIIKNQLNELIDVLKNENIDLNQRNEFGNTPLHVACNSIYAINKEIVEVLLKHPLDINARGIDDCTPLYYAIGKGDNEVVQILIDNGADVNIPDSYGNTPLMTAADMFDDDATIIQLLLENGADPHQKNNYGVSVYKLLEMPGNASIRNLFPPEN; this comes from the coding sequence ATGATTTTTAGCATTATAATAAAAAATCAATTGAATGAATTGATTGATGTTTTAAAAAATGAAAATATTGATTTAAATCAGAGGAACGAATTTGGCAATACACCACTTCATGTTGCATGTAACAGTATTTATGCGATCAATAAAGAAATTGTTGAAGTACTTTTAAAGCATCCGTTAGACATTAATGCAAGAGGGATAGATGACTGTACTCCATTATATTATGCAATTGGGAAAGGTGACAATGAAGTAGTTCAAATTTTAATTGATAATGGAGCCGATGTAAATATTCCAGACAGTTATGGCAATACACCATTAATGACTGCAGCGGATATGTTTGATGATGACGCTACCATAATCCAATTATTGCTAGAAAATGGAGCCGATCCGCATCAAAAAAACAATTATGGGGTTTCCGTTTATAAACTATTAGAAATGCCGGGAAACGCATCCATTAGAAATTTATTTCCACCAGAAAATTAA
- a CDS encoding ankyrin repeat domain-containing protein translates to MNTVSNQNIAIYSISNLYPLFEYMHHEIGLSSDLFKEQNEIARTIWLTIRIDGEIKNGGIEQLFSNLGEGFNADYLIEALQNIKSEKGLEIVQKFIDFIHQTDKHKTSFYGDYAYVSGFDKTLKKLHNALSDEYYTLDPSVEALIVQYAEENWNDAAFQEAIKNVVFKSNEKDESALIGDLNAAIESGNVTTIKKILKKLTTVNQACKYGFVPLLELTQLSNNDKKIAICQLLIDHGADLTFRDQYGNSVLHKAVEKDNSIPFITFLLDQGMDIEIKDDFDDTPIYGTDTNPENCSLLISRGANVNGKNKMGNSPLTRMLVRYCSWNGNEYGKGYQPKIKKVIDLLLTAGATFDTEILNMETTELAKFAEDPKMLKHLLKQKAVKNAPEFNPNYQKWSAVFEASLKGNLECLKLLFEKGAFFNQTLDVPHYETKTFSGGTPLNVALNDETRTFLTDHNVALGNRSNYSLFLETRGNDEVAVVDLIQQIKNIDKEAAVRFFHTVKKEMDESYERIDGEFIFYKPLFLISAESEEDIKAIEVQFKKFDCEMTII, encoded by the coding sequence ATGAACACGGTTTCCAATCAAAATATAGCTATTTATTCCATTTCAAACCTTTATCCGTTGTTTGAATATATGCACCATGAAATTGGTCTTTCTTCCGATCTATTTAAAGAACAGAATGAAATAGCGCGTACGATCTGGCTGACAATACGAATCGACGGGGAAATTAAAAACGGAGGTATCGAACAGCTTTTCTCCAATCTGGGTGAAGGGTTTAATGCGGATTATCTGATTGAAGCATTACAAAATATCAAAAGTGAAAAAGGTCTGGAAATTGTACAAAAGTTCATTGATTTTATTCACCAGACAGACAAGCACAAAACCTCCTTTTATGGCGATTATGCTTATGTGAGTGGTTTTGATAAAACGCTAAAAAAGTTGCACAACGCGTTGAGCGACGAATATTATACCTTGGATCCAAGTGTGGAAGCCTTGATTGTGCAATATGCGGAGGAAAACTGGAATGATGCGGCTTTTCAGGAGGCTATAAAAAATGTTGTTTTTAAATCCAATGAAAAAGACGAATCCGCATTAATTGGCGATTTGAATGCTGCGATCGAAAGCGGAAATGTAACAACGATTAAGAAAATTTTAAAGAAGCTAACCACGGTCAATCAGGCTTGCAAATACGGATTTGTACCCTTACTTGAATTGACGCAATTATCCAATAACGATAAAAAGATAGCAATTTGTCAGTTGCTTATTGATCATGGAGCCGATCTTACGTTTAGAGATCAATACGGGAATTCGGTATTACATAAAGCGGTTGAAAAGGATAACAGCATTCCGTTTATTACGTTTTTGCTCGATCAGGGAATGGATATCGAAATCAAAGATGATTTTGACGATACACCGATTTACGGTACCGATACCAATCCCGAAAATTGCAGTCTGTTAATCAGTCGTGGTGCCAATGTGAATGGAAAAAACAAAATGGGTAACTCACCGCTGACCAGAATGTTGGTTCGTTATTGCAGTTGGAATGGTAATGAGTATGGAAAAGGCTATCAGCCAAAGATCAAGAAAGTTATCGACCTGTTGTTGACTGCCGGAGCTACTTTTGATACCGAAATTTTAAACATGGAAACTACGGAACTTGCCAAGTTTGCGGAAGATCCAAAAATGTTAAAACACCTGCTAAAACAGAAAGCGGTTAAAAATGCGCCTGAGTTTAATCCCAACTACCAAAAATGGTCGGCTGTTTTCGAAGCCAGTTTAAAGGGAAATCTGGAATGTTTAAAATTATTGTTTGAAAAAGGAGCATTTTTTAACCAAACATTGGACGTACCGCATTACGAAACCAAAACCTTTAGCGGTGGAACGCCGTTAAATGTAGCGTTGAATGATGAAACACGTACCTTTTTGACGGATCATAACGTCGCACTGGGAAATAGAAGCAACTATTCTTTGTTTCTCGAAACAAGAGGGAATGACGAAGTGGCGGTTGTTGATTTGATTCAGCAGATAAAAAATATAGACAAGGAAGCAGCAGTAAGATTCTTTCACACCGTTAAAAAGGAAATGGATGAAAGCTACGAAAGAATAGATGGGGAGTTTATTTTTTACAAACCGTTGTTTTTGATTAGTGCCGAGAGTGAAGAAGACATCAAAGCGATTGAAGTACAATTCAAGAAATTCGATTGCGAAATGACCATTATTTAA